The proteins below come from a single Nitrospira sp. genomic window:
- the glgC gene encoding glucose-1-phosphate adenylyltransferase — translation MKHIFTMVLAGGKGERLNPLTAQRAKPAVPFGGKYRIIDFTLSNCLNSGLRKVAVLIQYKSHSLDRHIRAGWNILSADLNEYIASVPPQQRISEDWYRGTADAVYQNMFLIDDERPEFLLILAGDHVYKMNYAEMYHWLIATSADAVVGAIDIPIQEASRFGVIAVNQDYRITRFDEKPAHPIPLPNDPDHAFASMGIYLFRTKAIREYLLADAKEGGAHDFGKNIIPKMIAEKRVYAFKFQDANKKAVKYWRDIGTLDAYWEANMDLVSVDPQFNLYDADWPIRTYQGQFPPAKFVFAQDFQGGRMGVALDSIVCGGCIISGGRVQNSVLSPNVHVHDHADVRDSVVMENVTIGAQSRIKRAIIDKDVTIPPQTEIGYNREADAQRFTVTESGLVVISKGMKLHASVDSSG, via the coding sequence ATGAAGCATATCTTCACCATGGTCTTGGCGGGTGGAAAAGGTGAGCGGCTCAATCCTCTCACGGCACAACGGGCAAAACCGGCGGTTCCCTTTGGCGGGAAATATCGCATCATCGACTTCACGCTCAGTAATTGCTTGAATTCAGGGCTTCGCAAAGTCGCCGTCCTTATCCAATATAAGTCTCATTCCCTCGATCGACATATTCGCGCGGGCTGGAACATTCTCAGCGCCGATCTCAACGAGTACATCGCCTCGGTCCCTCCTCAGCAGCGCATCAGCGAAGATTGGTATCGCGGCACGGCCGACGCCGTGTATCAGAACATGTTCTTGATCGATGATGAACGCCCCGAGTTCCTGCTGATCCTCGCCGGCGACCACGTCTACAAGATGAACTACGCGGAGATGTATCACTGGCTCATCGCCACGAGCGCGGATGCGGTCGTGGGGGCCATCGACATCCCCATCCAAGAGGCCTCTCGCTTCGGGGTCATTGCGGTGAACCAAGACTACCGGATTACACGGTTCGACGAAAAACCCGCGCATCCCATTCCTCTCCCCAACGATCCGGACCATGCCTTTGCTTCGATGGGTATCTACCTCTTCCGTACCAAGGCGATCCGCGAATACCTGCTTGCCGATGCAAAAGAAGGCGGCGCACATGACTTCGGGAAAAATATCATCCCGAAGATGATTGCCGAGAAACGGGTCTATGCCTTCAAATTTCAGGACGCGAACAAGAAAGCGGTCAAGTATTGGCGTGATATCGGAACGCTCGATGCGTACTGGGAAGCCAACATGGATCTGGTCTCCGTGGATCCACAGTTCAATCTGTACGACGCGGACTGGCCGATCCGAACCTACCAGGGACAGTTTCCACCGGCCAAGTTCGTCTTCGCCCAGGACTTTCAGGGAGGTCGGATGGGTGTCGCACTCGACTCGATCGTGTGCGGCGGCTGTATTATCTCTGGCGGGCGGGTCCAGAATTCAGTCCTGTCTCCGAACGTCCACGTGCACGACCATGCCGATGTCCGTGACTCCGTGGTGATGGAAAATGTCACGATTGGGGCACAGAGTCGTATCAAGCGCGCCATCATCGACAAGGATGTGACGATCCCTCCCCAGACAGAGATCGGGTATAACCGAGAGGCCGATGCACAGCGGTTTACCGTCACGGAATCGGGTCTCGTGGTGATCTCAAAAGGAATGAAGCTGCATGCCTCCGTCGATTCATCCGGTTGA
- a CDS encoding efflux RND transporter periplasmic adaptor subunit, with translation MKDCQLYCSNELPWCVCALVASVIVLTLTACGQQDQRPHSQPAVSATDKGEAAHPIESAPRVETALVGFNLSRQGLTLSGKIAYGEDKYSRVSSPLQGRVVEVSAHLGDRVKVGDVLLVVDSPDIAQAYSEYVKEDSDLQYATRAHELAKDLYEDKALALKDLKQAENELVKARAEFRRAKERLLSLRVAPQELNKPVDKQQITSRFEMKSPLSGSVVERTVTPGQSVTGDPDHVLFTVADLDVLQVVADVYEHDLALVREGQSAAVRVEAYPGVEFPAKVTSVGDVVDPASRTIKVRARVDNQAHKLKPEMFARLQLDVGETGKFLTVPREAVLEVDGKQFVYVVEDEHRYSKREVKVSTISPDHTRVIEGLKQGERIVTKGAVLIKGQEVQGR, from the coding sequence ATGAAAGACTGTCAGTTGTATTGCTCCAACGAGCTTCCCTGGTGTGTGTGTGCACTGGTTGCCAGTGTGATCGTCCTCACGCTCACAGCCTGCGGACAACAGGATCAGCGTCCCCATTCACAGCCTGCAGTATCTGCGACGGATAAGGGGGAAGCAGCGCATCCCATCGAATCAGCACCGCGTGTCGAAACAGCTCTCGTTGGGTTCAATTTGTCCCGCCAAGGATTGACCCTTTCGGGAAAGATCGCCTATGGCGAGGACAAATATTCACGGGTGTCTTCTCCGTTACAAGGACGTGTCGTTGAGGTGAGCGCTCATCTGGGAGATCGGGTGAAGGTGGGGGACGTGTTGCTGGTTGTTGATAGTCCGGACATCGCGCAGGCCTATTCAGAGTACGTCAAGGAAGACTCAGACTTACAATATGCAACGAGGGCCCATGAGCTGGCGAAGGATCTGTACGAGGACAAGGCACTGGCGCTGAAAGATTTAAAACAAGCCGAGAACGAATTGGTCAAAGCGCGCGCAGAGTTCCGTCGAGCAAAGGAGCGATTATTGTCGCTTCGGGTCGCCCCTCAAGAACTGAACAAGCCAGTGGACAAGCAGCAAATCACGTCGCGCTTCGAGATGAAGAGTCCACTGAGCGGGAGCGTGGTTGAACGGACTGTGACACCTGGCCAGTCCGTGACCGGAGATCCCGACCATGTGCTGTTTACGGTGGCTGACTTGGATGTGCTGCAGGTTGTCGCCGATGTGTATGAGCATGATTTGGCTTTAGTGCGGGAAGGGCAGTCCGCAGCGGTACGGGTAGAAGCCTACCCTGGCGTGGAGTTCCCTGCCAAGGTCACGTCGGTGGGCGATGTCGTCGATCCGGCCTCGAGAACCATCAAGGTTCGGGCACGAGTGGACAACCAGGCGCACAAGCTGAAGCCGGAAATGTTTGCGCGGCTACAACTTGATGTCGGAGAGACCGGGAAATTTTTGACCGTGCCTCGGGAAGCGGTACTGGAAGTCGACGGCAAACAGTTTGTGTATGTCGTCGAGGACGAGCATCGCTACAGCAAACGAGAGGTGAAAGTCTCCACAATCTCGCCGGATCACACGCGGGTTATTGAAGGGCTCAAGCAGGGAGAACGCATCGTGACGAAGGGAGCGGTACTGATCAAGGGGCAGGAGGTGCAGGGACGATGA
- a CDS encoding DEAD/DEAH box helicase yields the protein MTTDELEKLLAQQPVAVLHRLARGRLHRHFRAGKRRLIELLLQHSSQNRAGFESDLLTLIGERQSSPTSGSSRRPGAPPIAHKKVVPRASDSEPLDPPVSLSEWLQGIGVPAPQPFVQDPWQVEALAAVSETDVVISVPTGSGKTYVAVEAARLAMEDNRSVIYTSPLKALSNTKYAEFSKIFGPDKVGILTGDRQENGQAPLLVMTTEILRNLLYDAASGEVDVRLDTLGLVILDESQYLADPERGVVWEETIIFCPSQARLLLLSASIGNPQDIADWLTSIRPTPCRLVRHSKRTVPLRAGYLHPNGRLTPLFRTLGIPQGHPSHLHPEAKHLFIEYEEETLPSGRPRR from the coding sequence ATGACCACCGACGAACTCGAAAAGCTCTTGGCTCAACAACCTGTCGCAGTGCTCCATCGTCTGGCCCGCGGGCGTCTCCATCGGCACTTTCGTGCCGGGAAACGACGCCTGATCGAGCTGCTGCTCCAACATTCAAGCCAGAATCGCGCCGGCTTTGAGTCCGATCTGCTGACGCTGATCGGAGAGCGTCAATCCAGTCCAACATCTGGATCGTCGAGAAGGCCTGGAGCTCCACCCATCGCTCACAAGAAAGTTGTACCCAGGGCCTCGGATTCCGAGCCGTTGGATCCTCCCGTCTCCCTCTCAGAGTGGTTACAAGGAATCGGTGTGCCGGCACCTCAACCATTCGTCCAGGACCCCTGGCAAGTTGAAGCCTTGGCCGCAGTGAGTGAAACCGATGTGGTGATCAGCGTCCCAACTGGAAGCGGGAAGACCTATGTAGCCGTTGAAGCAGCTCGTCTGGCCATGGAGGATAATCGGAGCGTCATTTACACGTCGCCGCTCAAGGCTCTGTCAAATACGAAGTACGCAGAGTTCTCAAAGATCTTTGGACCAGACAAGGTCGGCATTCTCACCGGTGATCGCCAGGAGAACGGACAAGCTCCGTTGCTTGTCATGACGACGGAGATTCTCCGTAATCTGCTCTACGATGCAGCGAGTGGCGAGGTCGATGTTCGCCTGGACACGCTTGGCTTAGTCATCCTGGATGAGTCACAATACCTGGCTGATCCTGAACGAGGGGTTGTGTGGGAAGAAACCATCATCTTCTGTCCCTCCCAGGCTAGGCTGCTGTTACTCTCGGCCTCCATCGGCAACCCTCAAGATATCGCCGACTGGCTGACATCGATTCGGCCTACTCCCTGTCGACTAGTACGACACAGCAAGCGCACCGTGCCTCTGAGAGCCGGCTACCTTCACCCTAATGGAAGACTCACCCCCTTGTTTCGTACGCTCGGCATTCCACAGGGTCATCCCAGTCACCTTCATCCCGAAGCGAAACACCTCTTTATTGAATACGAAGAAGAGACCTTGCCATCCGGACGTCCAAGGCGATAA
- a CDS encoding TolC family protein: protein MASTLRLSLEEAIGLFLQQNLDLLIAKYGIESSKGAQLTARLFPNPMASLGLVSSPVQGRTLGNSGQISPQIQQLFELAGKRGYRIESAEFGLQSAEAGFEDAVRQLRFAVKDAYYRTQLARRRLVLAEENRDRFSRILEVNTIRFKKGYIAEVDLIRIRLQLIDFQTQVIQAIQESESARSDLRQLLRLSPVVPVELTTELEYQRVDPDIVKLRVLASDARPDVRAKRLIVSQREAELSLAKAYRIPDVTIGAGYAVQGSHGPDNSNQMAFSLGVPLPLFNRNQGKIVQAEASMQAAGADLSKTLNQVENQVEVAYRNLLESRRLVEAFLGGVLDDARSTFTIAERAYDRGGATLIDLLDAARTSRTIQQNYIEALFNYQRNVIQLESAVGTDLTSSS from the coding sequence ATGGCTTCAACGCTACGATTGAGTCTGGAGGAGGCGATCGGCCTTTTTTTGCAGCAGAATCTTGATCTGCTGATCGCAAAGTATGGAATTGAGTCCAGCAAGGGCGCGCAGCTGACCGCTCGATTGTTTCCCAATCCCATGGCTTCTTTGGGACTCGTGAGCTCGCCCGTTCAGGGGCGCACGCTGGGGAATAGCGGACAGATCTCCCCCCAGATCCAGCAGTTGTTTGAACTAGCCGGCAAACGCGGGTATCGGATCGAGAGTGCCGAATTCGGACTCCAGTCTGCAGAGGCCGGCTTTGAAGACGCCGTTCGCCAGTTGCGGTTTGCCGTGAAGGATGCGTACTACCGAACACAATTGGCTCGAAGACGTCTGGTGTTGGCAGAGGAAAACCGTGACCGTTTTTCGCGTATTCTCGAAGTCAATACCATTCGATTCAAGAAGGGGTATATCGCCGAAGTCGACTTGATTCGGATTCGCCTGCAGTTGATCGATTTCCAGACGCAAGTTATTCAAGCGATTCAAGAATCGGAATCGGCCAGATCCGATCTCCGCCAGCTCTTGCGGCTTTCCCCGGTCGTTCCGGTTGAGTTGACGACGGAGTTGGAATATCAGCGAGTGGATCCGGACATCGTCAAGTTGCGTGTGCTTGCGTCGGACGCTCGTCCCGATGTTCGTGCGAAACGGTTGATAGTGTCACAACGTGAGGCTGAATTGAGTTTGGCCAAGGCGTACCGGATTCCCGATGTCACCATTGGAGCGGGGTATGCCGTCCAGGGATCCCATGGACCCGACAATTCGAATCAAATGGCCTTCAGTCTTGGTGTACCACTGCCGTTGTTCAATCGTAATCAGGGGAAGATCGTGCAGGCCGAGGCCTCGATGCAGGCGGCGGGAGCCGATCTCAGCAAGACGCTCAACCAGGTTGAGAATCAAGTGGAGGTTGCTTATCGCAACTTGCTTGAAAGCCGTCGGCTGGTTGAGGCTTTTCTGGGAGGGGTGCTCGATGACGCGCGGTCGACCTTTACCATCGCCGAGCGAGCCTATGATCGGGGTGGGGCTACGCTGATCGATCTCCTTGACGCGGCCAGGACCTCGCGGACGATCCAACAGAATTATATTGAGGCTTTGTTCAATTATCAGCGGAATGTGATTCAACTGGAAAGTGCCGTTGGGACAGACCTCACGTCATCGTCATGA